A DNA window from Staphylococcus warneri contains the following coding sequences:
- a CDS encoding M24 family metallopeptidase: MTKINEIINYLQKENADAAWITTPLNIYYFTGYRSEPHERLFALLIQASGETVLFCPKMEVEEVKASPFDGQIIGYLDTENPFDLYQQSFQHMLIESEHLTVKRQREITQAFHVEQYGDIDQTIKNLRNIKSIDEIEKIKHAAHLADKCIEIGVNYLKEGISEREVVNHIENEIKKYGVNEMSFDTMVLFGDHAASPHGVPGNRQLQNNELVLFDLGVIYNHYCSDMTRTVQYGTPSKEALDIYNIVLDAEKSAIDAIRPGVKLKEIDKIARDIIDQSGYGDYFPHRLGHGLGLEEHEYQDVSSTNDNVLEAGMVITIEPGIYVPGVAGVRIEDDILVTDSGCEILTHYEK, encoded by the coding sequence ATGACAAAAATCAATGAAATTATTAATTATCTACAAAAAGAAAATGCTGATGCTGCTTGGATTACTACACCACTAAACATCTATTACTTTACTGGCTATCGTAGCGAACCACACGAAAGATTATTTGCATTATTAATTCAAGCTAGTGGTGAAACAGTGTTATTCTGTCCTAAAATGGAAGTTGAAGAAGTTAAAGCATCTCCTTTTGACGGTCAAATTATAGGTTATTTAGACACTGAAAATCCTTTCGATTTATACCAACAATCATTTCAACATATGCTTATCGAAAGTGAGCATTTAACAGTTAAACGCCAACGTGAAATAACACAAGCATTTCATGTTGAACAATATGGTGATATCGACCAAACAATTAAAAATTTAAGAAATATCAAGTCAATTGATGAAATTGAAAAAATTAAGCATGCTGCTCATTTAGCAGATAAATGTATTGAAATCGGTGTGAACTATTTAAAAGAAGGAATCAGTGAACGTGAAGTTGTAAATCATATTGAAAATGAAATTAAGAAATATGGTGTGAATGAAATGAGCTTTGACACTATGGTATTATTTGGCGATCACGCTGCTTCACCACATGGTGTTCCAGGTAATCGTCAATTACAAAATAATGAGCTAGTTCTCTTCGATTTAGGTGTCATCTATAATCACTATTGTAGTGACATGACTAGAACAGTACAATATGGTACACCTAGCAAAGAAGCATTAGATATATATAATATTGTTCTTGATGCTGAAAAATCAGCAATTGATGCTATTCGTCCAGGTGTTAAATTAAAAGAAATAGATAAAATCGCGAGAGATATTATTGATCAATCGGGCTATGGCGACTACTTCCCTCATCGTCTTGGTCATGGTTTAGGCTTAGAAGAACATGAATACCAAGATGTTTCTAGCACTAACGATAATGTTTTAGAAGCGGGAATGGTCATTACCATTGAACCTGGTATTTACGTTCCTGGTGTTGCTGGTGTTCGTATTGAAGATGATATCTTAGTTACAGATAGCGGTTGTGAAATCTTAACGCATTACGAAAAATAA
- a CDS encoding metal-dependent hydrolase, producing the protein MKLSFHGQSTIYFEGNGKKVIVDPFISGNDKCDLDEQRLDVDYIILTHGHEDHFGDVVELANRNHATVIGCAEIAGYLSTYHGVENVRGMNIGGKAELDFGSVKYVQAFHSSSYTHENGIPVYLGMPMGVVIEAEGKTIYHTGDTGLFSDMELIAKRHPVDVCFIPIGDNFTMGIDDAAYAINEFIKPSISVPVHYNTFPLIEQDPEQFKDAVKVGEVQILEPGQEVQF; encoded by the coding sequence ATGAAACTTTCATTTCATGGTCAATCAACAATTTATTTTGAAGGAAACGGTAAAAAAGTCATTGTAGATCCTTTTATTTCAGGAAATGATAAATGTGATTTAGATGAACAAAGATTAGATGTAGATTATATTATTTTAACTCATGGTCATGAAGACCACTTTGGCGATGTAGTAGAATTAGCTAATAGAAATCACGCTACAGTTATCGGTTGCGCAGAAATTGCTGGATATTTAAGCACTTATCATGGTGTAGAAAATGTAAGAGGTATGAACATTGGTGGTAAAGCTGAATTAGATTTCGGTAGCGTTAAATACGTACAAGCTTTCCATAGTTCAAGTTATACACATGAAAATGGTATTCCTGTATATTTAGGTATGCCAATGGGTGTTGTAATTGAAGCAGAAGGTAAAACTATTTACCATACAGGAGATACAGGTCTATTTAGTGATATGGAATTAATAGCTAAACGACATCCTGTAGATGTATGCTTTATCCCAATTGGTGATAATTTCACAATGGGCATAGATGATGCAGCTTATGCTATAAATGAATTCATTAAGCCTAGCATTTCAGTACCAGTTCATTACAATACTTTCCCATTAATTGAACAAGATCCAGAGCAATTTAAAGATGCAGTTAAAGTAGGGGAAGTTCAAATATTAGAGCCAGGACAAGAGGTTCAATTCTAG
- a CDS encoding DHH family phosphoesterase — protein METLMNDIMKEIESNETIIIHRHVRPDPDAYGSQLGLKYYLQLKFPDKHIFAVGEEEASLNFIGTFDHVEDNTYKEALVIVCDTANAPRVDDQRFKLGKKVLKIDHHPAVDQYGDINLVNTDASSTSEIIYDMISHFNDESIINEDVARVLYLGIVGDTGRFLFGNTTQHTMEVAGKLLGFPFDHNAELNKMSEKDPRLMPFQGYVLQNFELHSDGYCQVKITKDVLEQYKIKANEASQFVNTVADIQGLKIWMFGVDEGDQIRCRLRSKGQYVINDIANDFGGGGHPNASGVSVYSWEEFDALAHALRQKLN, from the coding sequence ATGGAAACACTAATGAACGATATAATGAAAGAAATTGAATCAAATGAAACAATAATTATTCATCGACATGTAAGACCCGACCCAGATGCATATGGTTCACAATTAGGTTTGAAATATTATTTACAACTTAAATTTCCTGATAAACATATATTTGCAGTGGGTGAGGAAGAAGCGTCACTTAATTTTATAGGGACATTTGATCACGTAGAGGACAACACTTATAAAGAAGCGCTTGTAATCGTATGTGATACTGCGAATGCGCCACGTGTGGATGACCAAAGGTTTAAATTAGGAAAGAAAGTATTGAAGATTGACCATCACCCAGCAGTAGATCAATACGGTGATATTAATTTAGTTAATACAGATGCTTCTTCTACAAGTGAGATCATTTACGATATGATTTCTCATTTCAATGATGAAAGTATCATTAATGAAGATGTCGCACGTGTACTATATCTAGGTATTGTAGGAGATACTGGCCGCTTCTTATTCGGTAATACAACACAACATACAATGGAAGTTGCAGGAAAACTACTTGGTTTCCCATTTGATCATAATGCTGAGCTCAATAAAATGTCTGAAAAGGACCCTCGCTTAATGCCATTTCAAGGTTATGTACTACAAAATTTCGAATTGCATAGTGATGGCTACTGCCAAGTCAAAATTACTAAAGATGTATTAGAGCAATATAAAATTAAAGCAAATGAAGCATCTCAATTTGTAAATACAGTAGCAGATATTCAAGGACTTAAAATCTGGATGTTTGGTGTAGACGAAGGAGATCAAATTCGATGTCGTTTACGCTCTAAAGGGCAATATGTTATTAATGATATAGCAAATGATTTTGGTGGTGGCGGTCATCCTAATGCCTCAGGTGTCTCAGTATATAGTTGGGAAGAATTTGATGCATTAGCACACGCTTTACGTCAAAAGCTTAATTAA
- a CDS encoding universal stress protein produces the protein MYKKILLGVDTQLKNEKALEEVSKLAADDAVVTILNAINEQDAQASIKAGVHLDKITEERSKRLEKTRNILESYGIDYDQIIVRGNAKEELLKHANSGKYEIVVLSNRKAEEKKKFVLGSVSHKVAKRATIPVLIVK, from the coding sequence ATGTATAAAAAGATTTTACTAGGTGTAGACACTCAATTAAAAAATGAAAAAGCTTTAGAAGAAGTATCTAAACTTGCTGCAGATGACGCGGTAGTCACTATTTTAAATGCTATTAATGAACAAGATGCTCAAGCATCTATCAAAGCTGGTGTTCATTTAGACAAAATTACCGAAGAACGTAGTAAACGTTTAGAAAAAACACGTAACATATTAGAAAGCTATGGTATTGATTACGATCAAATTATTGTTCGTGGTAATGCTAAAGAAGAACTGCTCAAACATGCAAATAGCGGTAAATATGAAATCGTGGTTTTAAGTAACCGCAAAGCTGAAGAAAAGAAAAAATTCGTTCTTGGTAGCGTAAGTCACAAAGTTGCTAAACGAGCAACTATCCCTGTGCTTATCGTAAAATAA